From Thermoanaerobaculia bacterium, the proteins below share one genomic window:
- a CDS encoding DUF933 domain-containing protein, producing MKVVLMGLPGSGKTTIFSALTGMNIDPSSYSGKSGEPPRAVVKVPDERLQTLSAMYRPRKTTPAVVEMVDVTRGLEEEGSGLWSPSELVQMRMADALCVVLRNFPDPLGAEADPVKDLSQIEEEMILSDSILVENRLDRIAAAKKRGQKSQDIAAEERFLSEFRDHLLEGKPLRSSETPPTGDLRGFGFLTQKPLMVLVNSSEDSFGKNPGLLSRLNERYPSEECAGLFERDLATMEDEEDRQMFMDDLNISVSAKDRAVRLIFETVGYISFFTVGPDEVRAWNLRRGLTAKDAAGTIHSDLARGFIRAECFRYEDLVELGSERSIREKGKFRLEGKDYIVQDGDILSIRFSV from the coding sequence ATGAAAGTCGTCCTTATGGGTCTTCCCGGTTCCGGAAAGACTACCATATTCAGCGCTCTGACGGGAATGAATATCGACCCGTCCTCCTATTCCGGAAAATCCGGAGAGCCTCCACGTGCCGTGGTTAAGGTCCCGGACGAGCGACTTCAGACGCTTTCTGCCATGTATCGCCCTCGCAAAACCACCCCGGCCGTGGTGGAGATGGTGGATGTCACGCGAGGTCTTGAAGAGGAAGGAAGCGGCCTATGGTCTCCTTCCGAGCTTGTTCAGATGCGCATGGCCGATGCACTCTGTGTCGTTCTGCGGAATTTTCCCGACCCCCTGGGTGCGGAAGCCGATCCCGTAAAGGATCTGAGTCAAATTGAAGAGGAAATGATCCTGTCCGATTCGATCCTTGTCGAGAATCGCCTGGATCGGATTGCAGCAGCAAAAAAACGAGGCCAAAAGAGCCAGGACATTGCAGCCGAAGAGAGATTCCTGTCCGAATTCAGAGATCATCTCCTGGAGGGAAAACCTCTGCGCAGTTCGGAAACGCCCCCCACCGGCGATCTTCGTGGATTTGGATTTCTTACTCAAAAGCCCCTCATGGTTCTGGTCAACTCATCGGAAGACTCCTTTGGAAAAAACCCCGGTCTTCTGAGTCGCCTGAACGAACGGTATCCGTCGGAAGAGTGTGCCGGCCTCTTTGAGAGGGATCTTGCCACCATGGAAGACGAGGAAGATCGACAGATGTTCATGGACGATCTCAACATCAGTGTTTCGGCAAAAGATCGAGCCGTACGGCTTATCTTTGAGACGGTGGGGTATATTTCCTTCTTCACGGTCGGGCCCGATGAGGTCAGGGCCTGGAACCTGCGTCGCGGGCTGACAGCAAAAGACGCAGCGGGTACGATTCACAGTGACCTTGCCCGCGGATTCATCCGTGCAGAATGTTTCCGCTATGAAGACCTGGTGGAGCTCGGGAGTGAACGGAGCATTCGAGAAAAAGGGAAGTTTCGACTCGAAGGGAAAGATTACATCGTTCAGGACGGTGACATTTTATCGATCCGTTTCAGCGTCTAA
- a CDS encoding ABC transporter substrate-binding protein translates to MMVRRFLLVLCCIIVPGCSRSPVDVHIAISTPILDLSPIPNDQETALVTSNIYEGLVGYSPTMEIIPLLATSWETLSDVTWKFRLRKDVYFHDGSPMTSEDVVTSIQHMVNAKDHILSEEFKIIQTVTATEPGTVTITTSRPFSGLLHLLTAGAILPADDMEGSTGTGPYRVKKLSENEVQLAAFSHYWAGCPDIDTLTFFLLDSDRTLADFSGRSGKYIFRDALRLLEKPHPDFLPRESLGLTVIYIGFNIAKSPFTSPELRKAIFLGIDRKSLVQQRYGHRALPTCQPVPFHAYGFHPGLSCTYDPEQARKSLSESGLPLPVHLTVLTAGRGERTMTMVSEQLSRIGIDLSVKLVPWNELLTSMLNGEAACYFTGHVSGFGNGLFTLDSLFSSHGASNTFGYADPEVDRLIHDAYHAMDDRKRLTLLQKIEERVIMDAPMIPLANIYETYAVSRELDWEPRPDGLVLGKEIGLK, encoded by the coding sequence ATGATGGTGAGACGGTTTCTCCTGGTGTTATGTTGCATCATCGTCCCGGGGTGTTCACGTTCCCCGGTTGATGTTCACATAGCCATTTCAACCCCCATTCTCGATCTTTCCCCGATTCCGAACGACCAGGAAACAGCCCTGGTTACTTCCAACATCTACGAGGGCCTTGTCGGGTATTCCCCGACCATGGAAATCATTCCTCTCCTGGCTACATCATGGGAAACCCTTTCTGATGTGACCTGGAAATTCAGGCTCCGAAAGGATGTCTATTTTCACGATGGAAGCCCCATGACTTCCGAAGACGTGGTGACGTCGATTCAGCATATGGTCAATGCGAAGGACCACATCCTCAGTGAGGAATTCAAGATCATTCAGACGGTAACGGCCACTGAGCCGGGAACGGTAACCATAACGACCTCCAGACCCTTCAGCGGTCTCCTTCATCTTCTTACCGCCGGTGCCATCCTGCCTGCGGACGACATGGAAGGTAGCACAGGAACCGGTCCCTACAGGGTAAAAAAACTGTCTGAAAACGAAGTGCAGCTTGCGGCCTTCTCCCATTACTGGGCGGGCTGTCCCGACATCGACACGCTAACCTTTTTCCTCCTGGACTCTGACAGGACACTTGCGGACTTCTCGGGCAGATCAGGAAAATATATTTTCCGGGACGCTCTTCGATTGCTGGAGAAGCCCCATCCCGATTTTCTCCCGCGGGAATCTCTGGGACTCACCGTGATTTATATTGGGTTCAATATTGCAAAATCGCCCTTTACTTCCCCGGAACTCCGCAAAGCCATCTTTCTGGGTATCGACCGCAAATCTTTGGTCCAGCAGCGATATGGTCATCGTGCTCTTCCCACATGTCAACCTGTCCCGTTTCATGCCTATGGCTTCCACCCCGGCCTTTCGTGTACCTATGATCCGGAACAGGCCCGGAAAAGCCTTTCAGAATCCGGGCTGCCCCTCCCCGTCCACCTGACCGTCCTGACTGCCGGAAGGGGAGAGCGCACCATGACCATGGTTTCCGAACAGCTTTCGAGGATCGGCATTGACCTGTCCGTAAAACTGGTGCCCTGGAATGAACTCCTGACTTCGATGTTGAACGGCGAGGCTGCCTGTTACTTTACGGGCCACGTGAGTGGATTCGGAAACGGACTCTTCACGCTGGACAGCCTCTTTTCAAGCCACGGTGCTTCCAATACTTTCGGATACGCAGATCCGGAGGTGGATCGGCTTATTCACGATGCGTACCATGCGATGGATGATCGAAAAAGATTGACCCTTCTTCAAAAAATTGAAGAAAGGGTCATCATGGATGCTCCCATGATTCCATTGGCCAACATTTACGAGACGTACGCTGTTTCCCGTGAGCTCGATTGGGAGCCACGACCGGACGGTCTGGTCCTTGGAAAGGAAATCGGGCTTAAATAA
- a CDS encoding hydrogenase maturation nickel metallochaperone HypA, whose translation MSVASEIYSICTGSVLHLRPGRIDVVRIKVGELSAVEPDLLNFAWEALTREGPDEGSRLDIQFCPSRQFCPSCGEVKVRLPGSWFFVCPECSAPLKVTGGRELDIVNISFRQTGEG comes from the coding sequence ATGAGCGTGGCTTCCGAAATCTACTCAATCTGCACAGGGTCGGTTCTCCATCTGCGCCCCGGCCGTATCGATGTCGTTCGGATCAAAGTCGGGGAACTTTCAGCCGTTGAACCCGACCTTCTCAATTTTGCCTGGGAAGCTCTCACAAGGGAAGGACCCGATGAAGGGAGCCGTCTCGACATCCAATTCTGTCCGTCCCGGCAGTTTTGCCCATCCTGCGGAGAGGTCAAGGTCAGACTCCCGGGATCGTGGTTCTTTGTATGTCCCGAATGTTCAGCACCCCTCAAAGTCACCGGGGGCAGGGAGTTGGATATCGTGAACATCTCGTTCCGTCAGACGGGAGAAGGGTAG
- a CDS encoding hydrogenase maturation protease yields MAEILILGLGNPLFRDDGIGVRAIDILERHFSSVADLESSAEHGMALMDHFIGYRYAILIDAIQTGQHPPGTVRELDPSRLGRVLSPSPHYAGLPEMIEAARQLDVSFPDSFVIISVEVEDMATMIEGLTPDVEAALPRIVDIVDEKVRNWLHNSDGQPSRA; encoded by the coding sequence TTGGCTGAGATTCTGATTCTGGGTCTGGGGAATCCCCTGTTTCGGGATGATGGAATCGGAGTGCGGGCCATCGATATTCTGGAACGCCACTTCTCGTCGGTTGCGGACCTGGAGTCGAGCGCCGAACATGGAATGGCCCTCATGGATCATTTCATCGGATACCGATATGCCATCCTGATCGATGCAATTCAGACGGGGCAACATCCTCCAGGGACAGTGCGAGAGCTCGATCCTTCCCGTTTGGGCCGTGTTCTCTCCCCATCCCCCCACTACGCCGGGCTTCCGGAAATGATTGAAGCAGCCAGGCAGCTTGACGTATCCTTTCCAGACTCCTTTGTGATTATCTCCGTGGAAGTTGAGGATATGGCGACAATGATTGAAGGTCTCACCCCGGATGTCGAGGCTGCTCTTCCGAGAATTGTAGATATCGTAGACGAAAAGGTTCGAAACTGGCTTCACAATTCAGACGGGCAACCTTCCCGTGCATGA
- a CDS encoding Ni/Fe hydrogenase subunit alpha → MGREIIVDPITRLEGHGKIHIFLNDEGDVNHAYFQVPEFRGFEKFAEGRPCEAMPQITPRICGVCPTAHHMAATKALDDLYRVEPPPAAKKIRELLYNIFMVEDHALHFYFLGGPDFIVGPQAPKAERNILGVLGKVGLEVGKKVIGARKELRDLMTQIAGKTIHPVFGLPGGISKPLTDEIIAGVKQAADHTIEFGLFSLQAFRDIVLSNADYVNVITSDTYTHKTYYMGLVDKNNAVNFYDGQIRVVDPDGKEFRKFSPRDYLDSVAEHVEPWSYIKFPFLKEVGWKGFTDGKESGIYAVAPLARLNAADGMATPEAQKAYEEYMSTLGGRPVHFTLANHWARLIELLYSAERLKELSHDPEIRSSEVRTIPTETPTVGYGVVEAPRGTLFHHYETDEHGIMKKANLIVATQNNAARIAMGVDKAAKGLIKKGNVNDGLLNMVEMAFRAYDPCHACGTHSLPGQMPLLITIRDTRGREIRQIHR, encoded by the coding sequence ATGGGACGAGAGATTATCGTTGACCCCATCACACGCCTTGAAGGGCATGGAAAGATCCATATCTTCCTGAACGACGAAGGAGATGTAAACCATGCCTACTTTCAGGTTCCGGAGTTCAGGGGATTTGAAAAATTCGCGGAGGGCCGGCCCTGCGAGGCCATGCCCCAGATCACTCCCAGGATATGTGGTGTCTGCCCGACGGCACACCATATGGCGGCGACCAAGGCTCTGGATGACCTCTATCGTGTGGAACCACCTCCCGCAGCCAAAAAGATCCGCGAGCTTCTCTATAACATCTTCATGGTTGAGGACCATGCCCTCCATTTCTACTTCCTGGGAGGTCCCGATTTCATCGTGGGCCCGCAGGCCCCCAAAGCAGAGAGAAACATCCTGGGCGTCTTAGGGAAAGTCGGGCTGGAGGTCGGAAAGAAGGTCATAGGAGCCAGAAAAGAACTCAGGGATCTGATGACACAGATTGCCGGAAAGACCATCCACCCCGTCTTTGGTCTCCCGGGCGGCATTTCGAAGCCCCTCACGGACGAAATCATCGCAGGGGTAAAACAGGCTGCGGATCACACAATCGAATTCGGTCTCTTTTCGCTTCAGGCCTTCCGTGACATCGTCCTTTCAAATGCCGATTACGTTAACGTCATTACTTCGGACACCTATACCCATAAAACGTACTACATGGGCCTGGTGGATAAAAATAACGCAGTCAACTTTTATGACGGACAGATCCGGGTCGTCGATCCCGACGGCAAGGAATTCAGGAAATTTTCTCCGCGGGATTATCTCGACTCCGTGGCCGAGCATGTGGAGCCCTGGTCATACATCAAGTTTCCATTCCTCAAAGAGGTGGGCTGGAAAGGGTTTACTGACGGAAAGGAAAGTGGAATCTATGCGGTGGCCCCTCTGGCCAGGCTCAACGCAGCAGATGGGATGGCCACCCCGGAGGCTCAAAAGGCCTACGAGGAGTATATGTCAACCCTTGGAGGTAGGCCGGTTCATTTCACGCTGGCCAATCACTGGGCAAGGCTGATTGAGCTTCTCTATTCCGCAGAGCGCCTAAAGGAGCTTTCTCACGATCCCGAAATTCGTTCCAGCGAGGTCCGGACCATTCCCACGGAGACTCCAACCGTAGGATATGGTGTTGTTGAAGCTCCCCGGGGAACACTCTTTCACCACTATGAGACGGATGAGCACGGAATCATGAAAAAGGCCAACCTGATCGTCGCCACGCAAAATAACGCGGCACGGATCGCCATGGGTGTGGATAAAGCCGCAAAGGGTCTGATCAAGAAGGGTAACGTCAATGACGGACTGTTGAACATGGTCGAAATGGCTTTTCGGGCCTACGATCCATGCCATGCCTGCGGGACCCACTCTCTGCCGGGCCAGATGCCGTTACTTATCACCATCCGGGATACCCGGGGAAGAGAGATTCGACAGATTCACCGGTAA
- a CDS encoding oxidoreductase, protein MSKPKVAFYWCASCGGCEETVVDLAEGVLDVVAAVDILFWPVALDFKRSDVEAMADGEFAVAFINGAICTSEQEEMVHLLRRKAQAVIAFGSCAHTGGIPGLGNLYDRESLLNRAYKETPSTANHDGILPAESLDVKEGTVTLPHFLEGCKTLDQTIPVEYYIPGCPPPVRLIKDALGAILSGKLPPRGTVLAPDIAQCDECGRKDTKPDKLMIENLKRPQEVIIDQEKCFLEQGLVCMGPVTRAGCDTPCIDGNMPCTGCLGPTSRVKDYGAKALAFLASVLDIDDESRAKEALSKLVDPEGTFYRYSVPASLLFHRRNH, encoded by the coding sequence ATGTCCAAGCCTAAGGTCGCCTTTTACTGGTGTGCCTCCTGTGGAGGCTGTGAAGAAACGGTTGTCGATCTGGCGGAAGGTGTCTTGGATGTGGTGGCGGCCGTAGATATCCTATTCTGGCCGGTTGCCCTCGATTTTAAGCGCAGCGACGTGGAGGCCATGGCGGACGGCGAATTTGCTGTAGCTTTTATCAATGGAGCCATCTGTACGTCGGAACAGGAGGAGATGGTGCACCTGCTCCGAAGAAAAGCCCAGGCGGTTATAGCCTTTGGAAGCTGTGCCCATACGGGAGGCATTCCCGGTCTCGGAAACCTTTACGATCGCGAATCGCTACTGAACCGTGCATACAAAGAAACTCCCAGTACAGCCAATCACGATGGGATCCTTCCCGCTGAATCTCTGGATGTAAAGGAAGGAACCGTTACGCTTCCCCATTTTCTTGAAGGCTGCAAAACCCTTGACCAGACCATTCCCGTCGAATATTACATTCCCGGATGTCCTCCCCCGGTTCGTCTGATCAAGGACGCCCTGGGGGCGATCCTCTCCGGCAAACTTCCCCCCAGAGGAACGGTTCTTGCTCCCGACATTGCTCAATGCGATGAATGCGGCCGAAAGGATACCAAGCCCGACAAGCTGATGATCGAGAATCTGAAGAGACCCCAAGAAGTCATCATCGATCAGGAGAAGTGTTTCCTGGAACAGGGCCTGGTCTGCATGGGACCGGTGACACGGGCTGGATGCGACACTCCCTGTATTGACGGAAACATGCCCTGTACGGGATGCCTCGGACCAACAAGCCGGGTAAAGGACTATGGCGCCAAGGCCCTGGCCTTTCTCGCTTCCGTCCTGGACATCGATGATGAATCCAGGGCGAAAGAGGCGCTGTCCAAACTCGTGGATCCCGAAGGAACTTTTTATCGATACAGCGTTCCGGCTTCCCTGCTGTTTCACCGCAGAAACCACTGA
- a CDS encoding hydrogenase iron-sulfur subunit, translating to MSDDKTFEPKIVAFFCNWCTYTAADLAGTARMVYEPNVRVIRIMCSGRLDPQFVLAAFREGADGVLIGGCHPGDCHYQEGNYKCMRRVIVLKELLKGFGIEEDRLRLEWISASEGHKVQEVINTMTETVRELGPLGLPDIPVPSTHGEEGVHVQA from the coding sequence ATGTCTGACGATAAAACCTTTGAGCCCAAAATCGTGGCCTTCTTCTGTAACTGGTGCACATATACGGCAGCCGATCTTGCCGGAACTGCACGCATGGTGTATGAACCCAACGTCCGGGTCATTCGGATCATGTGCTCCGGTCGTCTCGATCCCCAATTCGTCCTGGCGGCATTCCGTGAAGGTGCCGATGGTGTTCTGATTGGAGGATGCCACCCCGGAGACTGCCACTACCAGGAAGGAAACTACAAATGCATGCGCCGTGTCATCGTCCTGAAGGAACTGTTGAAAGGTTTCGGAATTGAGGAAGACAGGCTTCGGCTGGAGTGGATTTCGGCCTCCGAGGGGCACAAGGTCCAGGAGGTCATTAACACGATGACGGAAACGGTACGGGAGCTGGGTCCCCTTGGCCTGCCGGACATTCCAGTTCCAAGCACTCATGGAGAGGAGGGAGTTCATGTCCAAGCCTAA
- a CDS encoding 4Fe-4S binding protein — protein sequence MKTVTLTINGIQTEAPERATILSVAEKMGIKIPTLCHHPIIEPYGACRICGVEVKIRNRTRIVTSCNYPVTEGLEVLTDTDRVRRNRKLILEWLMAQSGHVAILEELAEEYGIVEPRFGRGDDDCILCGLCVRVCSDVVGANVLSFFNRGPKRYVSTAYDRTSEQCIACGACAYVCPTNCITIENEEVAVREVLPLGPRTPIHIPFMQAVPHMPVIDRDSCIHFKTGECKVCESVCEPGAINHTQEDSFEEVDVGSIILATGFQTFDAKRIPEYGYGKLPNVFTSLDMERMLNASGPTGGKVFLKDGGAPRRVGIIHCVGSRDDRYNTHCSKVCCMYSLKLAHLVKERSGAEVYNFYIDMRTPGKGYEEFYDRLKEEGTHFVRGRVAEVTDWAVTDEEKGKLVIRAEDTLVGSVRRVPVDMVVLAVGLEARPDAEDVRRLFNISCSQEGWFLEQHPKLAPVSTFTDGIFLAGTCQGPKDIPETVAQAGAAASMALALIDRGYVTLEPNTAWVEEDLCSGCKTCVPLCPYSAITYEGEKKKSTINEALCKGCGTCVAACPSGAAQQHLFMDSLIFDEIKGVLNYV from the coding sequence ATGAAAACAGTTACGTTAACGATCAATGGAATCCAGACCGAAGCACCGGAACGGGCTACAATTCTCAGCGTGGCGGAAAAGATGGGGATCAAGATTCCCACACTCTGTCACCACCCCATCATTGAACCCTATGGGGCGTGCCGTATCTGCGGTGTCGAAGTAAAGATCCGAAACCGAACAAGAATTGTCACGTCCTGCAATTATCCTGTGACAGAGGGTCTGGAAGTTCTGACCGATACAGACCGCGTCAGGAGAAATCGTAAATTAATCCTGGAATGGCTTATGGCTCAGTCGGGACATGTTGCCATTCTTGAAGAACTGGCGGAAGAGTATGGCATCGTGGAACCGAGGTTCGGCCGGGGGGATGACGACTGTATCCTCTGCGGGTTATGCGTTCGCGTGTGCTCGGATGTTGTCGGTGCGAATGTACTCAGTTTCTTCAACCGGGGACCGAAACGATACGTTTCTACAGCATACGACCGAACTTCGGAGCAATGCATTGCCTGCGGTGCCTGTGCCTATGTCTGCCCGACAAACTGCATTACGATTGAGAACGAGGAAGTGGCCGTTCGAGAAGTCCTTCCTCTGGGTCCGCGCACCCCGATACACATTCCCTTCATGCAGGCTGTACCCCACATGCCCGTGATCGATCGGGACTCCTGCATCCATTTCAAGACGGGAGAATGCAAGGTCTGCGAATCGGTATGCGAACCGGGAGCCATTAACCATACACAGGAGGATTCTTTCGAGGAGGTTGATGTGGGAAGCATCATCCTTGCCACGGGATTCCAGACATTCGACGCGAAGCGAATCCCCGAATACGGGTATGGCAAGCTTCCCAATGTCTTCACGAGCCTTGACATGGAACGGATGCTCAACGCGTCCGGTCCCACCGGGGGCAAGGTCTTTTTAAAAGACGGGGGTGCTCCCAGACGGGTCGGGATCATCCACTGTGTGGGCTCCCGCGACGACAGATATAATACGCACTGTTCCAAAGTCTGCTGCATGTACTCCCTGAAGCTGGCCCACCTGGTCAAAGAGCGTTCGGGAGCGGAGGTGTACAACTTTTACATCGATATGCGGACGCCAGGAAAAGGGTATGAAGAATTTTACGACCGTCTGAAGGAAGAGGGAACTCACTTTGTCCGAGGCAGGGTAGCCGAGGTGACCGACTGGGCCGTAACCGATGAGGAAAAGGGAAAACTCGTGATTCGCGCGGAGGACACGCTGGTCGGATCGGTTCGACGTGTGCCGGTGGATATGGTCGTCCTTGCCGTGGGACTCGAAGCCCGCCCGGACGCCGAAGATGTCCGGCGGCTCTTTAACATTTCCTGCAGCCAGGAGGGATGGTTCCTTGAACAGCACCCCAAGCTCGCTCCAGTCAGCACCTTTACCGATGGAATCTTTCTTGCGGGAACCTGTCAGGGACCCAAGGATATTCCGGAAACGGTAGCTCAGGCTGGAGCCGCAGCCTCCATGGCTCTGGCCCTGATCGATCGGGGGTATGTAACCCTGGAGCCCAATACCGCCTGGGTGGAAGAGGATCTATGTTCAGGGTGCAAAACCTGTGTTCCCCTCTGCCCCTACAGCGCGATCACCTATGAAGGGGAAAAGAAGAAATCTACGATTAACGAGGCTCTCTGCAAGGGGTGCGGGACCTGCGTTGCGGCCTGTCCCTCCGGGGCGGCCCAGCAACATCTCTTCATGGATTCTCTCATCTTCGACGAGATCAAGGGGGTGCTGAACTATGTCTGA
- a CDS encoding NADH-ubiquinone oxidoreductase-F iron-sulfur binding region domain-containing protein, whose amino-acid sequence MPYRMNVLLCGGTGCVSSGSFNLKLDMEREIERKGLKEEVQVIATGCQGFCAEGPIVIVQPDGVLYCKVTPKDVPILVEEHFLKGRPLQKLLYTPPDETAPVPTLNTIPFFAKQKIVVLRNRGLIDPERIEDYIAADGYMALAKALTEMTPEDVISEIKASALRGRGGGGFPAGIKWETCRHAAKKQNAERMEQLTKEAGGDRFTKPLTQRPIEPVVICNADEGDPGAFMDRSIIECDPHAVIEGMTIAAYAVGARRGFVYVRQEYPLARKRLEKALEQARALGLLGENILGTKVEFDIKIVQGAGAFVCGESTALMASLEGKVGEPRAKYIHTVEYGYKDGPSLLNNVETLANIPLIILRGASWFTSMGTGDVSENPWGGSTGTKVFSLSGTVNNTGLIEVPMGITLREIIYDIGGGIPRGRDFKAVQTGGPSGGFLPAQFLDRSVDFDSLNDAGTMMGSGGMVILDEGTCLVDSARFFVKFLADESCGKCVPCREGLRRSTEILDRIVEGKGRDGDVEILEEMGEVMQDCCLCALGTSAPNPVLTTIRYFRDEYECHIQDHKCPGGVCKDLISYYINPDRCDGCHACVRACPTNGILGEVKQAHSIIESKCIKCGACVEVCKRDAVMHA is encoded by the coding sequence ATGCCCTACCGAATGAATGTTCTCTTATGTGGAGGTACCGGCTGTGTATCCAGCGGTTCCTTCAATTTGAAGCTGGATATGGAGCGTGAGATTGAACGAAAGGGCCTGAAAGAGGAAGTTCAGGTCATCGCGACGGGTTGCCAGGGATTTTGCGCCGAAGGGCCGATTGTGATCGTTCAGCCCGATGGCGTCCTGTATTGCAAAGTCACACCCAAGGACGTACCTATCCTTGTTGAGGAGCACTTCCTCAAGGGTCGACCTCTCCAAAAACTTCTTTATACCCCACCCGACGAGACTGCACCCGTTCCCACACTGAATACAATCCCCTTCTTTGCAAAACAGAAAATTGTTGTGTTGCGCAACCGGGGTCTGATCGATCCAGAACGAATTGAGGACTATATCGCAGCGGACGGGTACATGGCCCTGGCGAAAGCCCTCACGGAAATGACCCCGGAGGATGTCATTTCCGAGATTAAAGCTTCTGCTCTGCGGGGACGGGGGGGTGGTGGCTTTCCGGCAGGTATTAAATGGGAAACATGCCGTCATGCGGCCAAAAAACAGAACGCCGAGCGTATGGAACAGCTGACAAAAGAAGCAGGAGGAGACCGTTTTACAAAGCCTCTAACCCAGCGCCCGATCGAACCGGTCGTAATCTGCAACGCAGACGAAGGAGATCCTGGTGCCTTTATGGATCGAAGTATTATCGAATGCGATCCCCACGCAGTGATTGAGGGAATGACCATCGCGGCTTACGCTGTAGGGGCTCGCAGGGGTTTCGTCTATGTACGCCAGGAATACCCCCTGGCAAGAAAGCGACTGGAAAAAGCCCTCGAGCAGGCACGGGCCCTCGGACTTCTGGGTGAAAACATTCTTGGCACGAAAGTTGAGTTCGACATTAAGATCGTTCAGGGAGCCGGCGCCTTCGTCTGTGGCGAGTCAACAGCGCTTATGGCATCTCTGGAGGGAAAGGTAGGTGAGCCGAGGGCTAAGTATATTCATACGGTTGAGTATGGATATAAAGATGGCCCCTCCCTGCTCAATAACGTTGAAACTCTCGCCAATATCCCCCTGATCATTCTGCGCGGAGCTTCATGGTTTACCTCAATGGGAACGGGAGACGTCAGTGAAAACCCGTGGGGAGGAAGCACGGGAACCAAAGTCTTTTCCCTGTCTGGAACCGTGAACAATACGGGATTGATTGAGGTACCCATGGGAATCACGCTCAGAGAAATCATTTACGACATCGGAGGTGGCATCCCCCGGGGAAGAGATTTTAAAGCCGTACAGACCGGAGGACCTTCCGGAGGGTTTCTCCCGGCACAGTTCCTTGATCGTTCCGTCGATTTCGACAGTCTGAATGATGCCGGAACCATGATGGGGTCCGGGGGAATGGTCATACTGGACGAAGGCACATGTCTTGTGGATTCAGCTCGATTTTTCGTCAAATTTCTTGCAGACGAATCATGTGGAAAATGCGTCCCGTGCAGGGAAGGCCTTCGACGAAGCACGGAAATTCTGGACAGGATTGTCGAAGGTAAGGGAAGGGATGGTGATGTAGAAATCCTGGAGGAGATGGGCGAAGTCATGCAGGATTGCTGTCTGTGTGCCCTGGGCACCTCTGCTCCGAATCCGGTACTCACGACCATCCGCTATTTCAGGGACGAGTACGAATGTCATATTCAGGACCATAAATGCCCCGGTGGTGTCTGCAAGGATTTGATTTCTTACTACATCAATCCGGACCGGTGCGACGGGTGCCATGCATGCGTTCGTGCCTGCCCGACAAACGGAATTCTTGGTGAGGTGAAGCAAGCCCACTCCATTATTGAGAGCAAATGTATCAAGTGCGGTGCCTGTGTTGAGGTTTGCAAACGGGACGCCGTCATGCACGCGTAA
- a CDS encoding (2Fe-2S) ferredoxin domain-containing protein — protein MELRKITIEDLKKIKEQHRRQMTVRSGAARARIIVHMGTCGIAAGARDVLNALMKEIEAQNVTDVIVTSSSCAGLCSREPMATVEIKGHAPVKYVDLTGEKIVTIFRDHILGGAIVQEYALGVGSETTG, from the coding sequence ATGGAACTCAGAAAGATCACGATTGAGGATTTAAAGAAGATCAAGGAGCAGCACAGGAGACAGATGACGGTCCGTTCCGGTGCCGCACGGGCTCGAATCATTGTCCATATGGGGACCTGTGGAATCGCAGCAGGTGCCCGGGATGTGCTGAATGCTCTCATGAAAGAAATCGAGGCACAAAACGTAACGGACGTCATTGTGACGTCATCAAGCTGTGCCGGTCTCTGCAGCCGCGAACCGATGGCTACGGTGGAGATCAAGGGCCACGCTCCCGTCAAATACGTGGACCTTACCGGAGAAAAAATCGTCACGATTTTCCGAGACCATATCCTTGGAGGCGCCATCGTTCAGGAATATGCTCTCGGAGTTGGCAGTGAGACCACGGGGTAA